From Paraburkholderia sprentiae WSM5005:
CGTTTGCGGCATCACGCCGTCGTCGGCGGCGATCACGAGCAGCGCGAAGTCGATGCCGCTCGCGCCCGCGGTCATCGTGTGCACGAGCTTTTCGTGGCCCGGCACGTCGATCAGACCGAGCACGTCGCCGTTGTCGAGCGGCACGTACGCGTAGCCGAGCTCGATCGAAATGCCGCGCGCCTTCTCTTCCTTGAGCCGGTCCGTATCGACGCCGGTGAGTGCCTTCACGAGGGTCGTCTTGCCGTGGTCGATATGCCCCGCTGTACCGACGATCATGCGTGCCTGTCCTTCAGTTCCTTTTCGGTTGCGCGACTAACTGAGCGATCAATTGCGTTTCGTCGGCGGCTTCGAGGCAGCGCAGATCGAGCCGCAACGCGTCGTCCGCGATCCGGCCGATCAACGGTCGCGCCATCTCGCGCAACTGCTTTTCGAGCGCGAGCAGATGACGGCCGCCGCGCTTGCCGTCGGCCATCCGGACGACGAGGCCATAGCTCGGCAGCACGTCGACGGGCAATGCGCCGCTGCCGATCTGGCTGAACATCGGCTCGGCGGCCACCGTGTAGCGCGCGTCGATCGCCTGCTGCAGCGCCGGTAACACGCGCTGCGCGGCGCCGTGAATGTCTTCCGCGGGCCGCGTGAGCAGCCGTAGCGTGGTCAGCCGCTCCGTCAACATCTCCGGCGCGCGATACAACCGCAGCACGGGCTCCAACGCCGCGAGCGTCAGCTTGCCGACGCGCAGCGCGCGCTTGAGTGGATGCTTCTTGATCTTCGCGATCAGCTCGCGCCGCCCGACGATCAAGCCGGCCTGCGGACCGCCGAGCAGCTTGTCGCCGCTGAACGTGACCAGATCAGCGCCGGCCGCAACGGTCTCGCGCACGGTCGGCTCGCGCGGCAAGCCCCATTCGCCGAGATCGACGAGCGTGCCGCTGCCCAGATCGACGGCAACCGCGAGCCCGCGTGCATGCGCGAGCGTCGCGATCGCTTCGATGCCGACTTCCTTCGTGAAGCCGCTGATCGCATAGTTGCTCGCATGGACCTTCATCAGCAACGCGGTGCGCGCGTTGATCGCCTGTTCGTAATCCTTCAGATGGGTGCGGTTCGTCGTGCCGACTTCGCGCAGCTTCGCGCCCGCTCGGCTCATGATGTCGGGAATACGAAACGCGCCGCCGATTTCGACGAGCTCGCCGCGCGACACCACCACTTCTTTCTTTGCCGCGAGCGCGGACAGCGTGAGCAGCACCGCGGCGGCATTGTTGTTGACGATGGTCGCCGCTTCGGCGCCAGTCAGCTCGCAAATCAGATCGTCGATCAGGTCATCGCGGTCGCCGCGCGTGCCCGTGGCGAGATCGAACTCGAGGTTAGCGGGTTGCGTGAGCGCGGTCATCACGGCGCGCACCGACTCGTCGGGCAGCAGCGCGCGGCCGAGATTCGTGTGTAACACCGTGCCGGTCAGGTTGAATACGCTGCGCAGCCGCGACGCGTTGCGCGCGAGCAGCGCCGCGGCGACCGTCGCGTGCAGTTGCGCGGCATCGAGCGCGCTCACCGCCGGATTGGCCGCCGCATCGCCCGATTGCGCGCTGATGCGCCACGCGTCGAGCGCGCTGCGCAGCGCATGCAGCACCTGCGTGCGGCCGTATTCGCCGATGAGCGGCGCGAATTCCACCGACGCCATCACCTTGTCCACCGACGGCACGCGCGCCATCAGCGCGCGCAGTTCCGAGCTGCTCACATCGCTCACGAGCAATCCTTGTGTCGTTTCGAACTTGCGTCCGGTCAGGTCGCCGTCATGCGGACTCTTCGTCCTCCGCTTGCGTTCCGCCGGCCGTCCGCTCCGGCCACAACCATGGATGCGGCGACGCGCGCCGGTAACCTTCCGCGCCCATCAGCAGGTCGAGCGTGAGACTTGCGAGGTCGTCCGCGAACGGCTCGAACTCGAAGTCCTTCGCCTGGATGCCGATCTTGCGGTAAGTATGGCATTCGTCGCACGACTCCGCCTTCAGCGCGGCGTTTTTCGATTCGGCTTCACGCGTGGCCGCGTCGGCGTCAGGCGAGCCGACCACGTGATACGCGATCCCTTTGGTCGAATCGCAGTTCGAGCATTTGGTGCGGACCATATGCCACTCGGTCGCGCACAGCCCGCATTGCAGATAGCGATAGTTGTCGTACGCGCCGCCGATGCGCACCGTGCTCGCCACCGGATGCGAGCCGCACACCGGGCACAGGCCCGGCGTGTCGAGATACGGCACGTCGCGCCGATTGATATCGGCGGCGAGATCGGTCCACACGACCTGCAGCGCAGCCATGACGAACGGCGCGCTCGCCGGATCGACGTCGCCGAAGCGTTGCGCGAAGATCGCGTCGGCCTGCGCGTCGAGTGCGGCAGCGTCGAGCGAGCGCAGCCGCGCGAACAGCGCCACCAGCGGCGGCGTCAACGGGCCCGCCGCTTCGACCTTGTCGAGCAGTTGCAGCAGCAGGTCGCGCCACGCCGGATCGCGCGCGCCGGAAAGCGCCGGAATCAGCGGCATCGAGTACTGTTGCGCGCTTGCGATCAGCTCGGGGCTCGGCGGCTGCGCCTTGAAGTGCGCGAGCATGGCCTGCTGCGCATCGGCGAGCGCCGCCATCAGCCGCAGGTAGCCGGCGATGGGATTGCTGCGCGCGGCGAGCTGACGCAGGCGCGCGGCGCGCGGCGCGAACACCGCAAGCCGCTCCGGCGTGCGGATGCGGGGTATTGCCGAGGGATCGAGCGACTCGATGTCGGCGGCTTCGAGAATGCGTTGAGCCAAGATATCGACCTCTGAAAACCGAAGAGCCGCCGCCCGTCATCGACGAGGCGCGGCGGCCCGGTGCGGAGCGCTGCGTGCGGCGCATTCGAACACGCGCCTGGGTAGCGCCGCTCGAGCTTACTTTACTTGCCGATGATTTCCCGAAACCAGTTCGGATGATGCTTGCGCGCCCAGCCATACGTGACGGTGCCGCGGGTCATCGCGCCAACGGAGCCCTTGATCCACAGCGCCGCATAGATATGCACGATGATGCCGACGATCAGCAAAAACGCCGTCGCCGCATGCACGAGCGCCGCAAGCCGGATCAGGTCCATCGGGAAATAGAACGAGAAGTAGCGCCGCCAGATTACGATGCCGCTTAGCAACAGCAGCAGCATACAGATCACCATCACGAAGAACAGCAGCTTCTGCCCGGCGTTGTACTTGCCGATTGCGGGAAGACGTTCCTCGCGATTGTTCAGCACGTCGCCGATCTGCTTCATCCACTGGATGTCCGCCCGGTCCAGATAATTGTGATGCCAGAAGCGCAGTGCAAGAATCAGGAACGAGATGAACATCACGCAGCCGATGAACGGGTGCAGAATCCGCGTCCACTGCCCGCCGCCGAGCACCACGTACAGAAACGCCATCGACGGATGAAACATCGCGAGACCGGACAGCGCGAGCAGTATGAAACAGATCGCGGTGATCCAGTGATTCGTGCGCTCGTTCGGCGTGTAGCGCACGAGCAGGCGGTTGCCCTTCACGTCCGTGAACTCGGTGTGCTCAGAGCGGTTCATTGCGTATCCTCCCGCGAACGGCGTGCTTCCTCGGCTTCCTTGACGGCCGCGGCTTCGTCGGCCTCGGACACCTCGTTCGGACCGACCCGTGTGTAGTGGAAGAAGCCCGCGAGTGCGGCGATTCCCATGATGGCGAGCCCGATCGGCTTGGCTATGCCCTTCCACAACGACACTAGCGGACTGATGCGCGGATCGTCCGGCAGGCCGTGATACAGCGACGGCCGGTCGGCGTGATGCAACACGTACATCACATGCGTGCCGCCGACCTTCTCCGGGTTGTACAGGCCAGCGTTCTGAAAACCGCGTTCCTTCAGATCGACGATGCGGTCCTCGGCCTGCTGCTTCATGTCCTCCTTGGTGCCGAACATGATCGCGCCCGTCGGGCAGGTCTTCACGCACGCCGGCTCCTGGCCGACCGCCACCCGATCCGAACACAGCGTGCATTTGTATACGCGGCGATCCTGCCTCGACATACGCGGTATGTCGAACGGGCAGCCGGCAATGCAGAAGCCGCAGCCGATGCAGTTCTCCTGATGGAAATCCACGATGCCGTTCGTGTACTGCACGATCGCGCCCGGCGACGGACAGGCCTTCAGACAGCCCGGATCGTCGCAGTGCATGCAGCCGTCCTTGCGGATCAGCCATTCGAGATCGCCGGCCGAATTCTCGTACTCGGCAAACCGCATGACGGTCCATGAATGCTCGGTGAGATCGGGCGGGTTGTCGTAGACGCCCACGTTCACGCCGATCTCGTCGCGCAGATCGTTCCACTCCATGCAGGCCGTCTGACACGCCTTGCAGCCGATGCACTTCGACACGTCGATGAGCTTCGCGACGGTGCCCGTGGCCGGCTCGCGAATCACCGGCGGCTGCGTGGTGGTGGCCGAAACGCGTCTGATGTCCAGTGATTGCAGTGCCATCTCTTTTCCTTATGCCTTTTCGACCTTGACGAGGAACGACTTGAACTCCGGTGTCTGTGAATTCCCGTCGCCCACGGCGGGCGTCAGCGTATTGACGAGATAGCCCGGCCTCGCGAGCCCCATGAAGCCCCAATGCAGCGGCAGCCCCACGGTCTGCACCTTCTTGCCTTCGATCGTCAGCGGTTTGATCCGCTTCGTCACGACCGCGACGGCAACCACGTGCCCACGGTTCGAGCTCACCTTGACCCGGTCGCCCGCCACCACGCCGATCTGCTTCGCGAGGTCTTCGCCGATCTCGACGAATTGCTCGGGCTGGATGATCGAGTTCAGCTTGACGTGCTTGGTCCAGTAGTGGAAATGCTCGGTCAGACGATAGGTGGTCGCCGTATGCGGGAAGTTCTCGTGCGTGCCGAACGCGGCCTTGTCGCCGGGGAACACGCGCGCCGCCGGATTGCTGACGACCAGCTTGTTGTCCGGATGCAGCGGGTTGTAGCCGAGCGGCGTTTCGAACGGCTCGTAGTGCTCGGGGAACGGCCCTTCCACCATACTGTCGCGCGCGAAGAAGCGCGCGACGCCTTCCGGATTCATGATGAACGGATTCATGCCGTTTTCGGGCGGCTCGTCGACCTTGAAGTCCGGAATGTCGGCGCCCGACCACGTGCTGCCGTTCCACGCGATCAGCTTACGCGTCGGATCGAACGGCTTGCCGCTGGTATCGCACGACGCGCGGTTGTACAGAACCCGCCGGTTCGCGGGCCATGCCCATGCCCAATGCAGCGTGTTGCCGATGCCGGTCGGGTCCGAGTTGTCGCGGCGGCCCATCTGGTTGCCCGCCTGGGTCCACGCGCCGCAGAAGATCCAGCAGCCGCTCGCGGTCGAGCCGTCGTCGCGAAGCTGCGCGAAACTCGCGAGCTGCTCACCCCTCTTCGCGAGCACCTTGGTCTTGTCGGTCGCGTCGGTGACGTCCGCGAGAGCCTTGCCGTTGAACTCCATCGCGAGTTCTTCGGGCGTCGGGCTTTCCGGGTTCGCATACGGCCAGCTCATGTTCACGATCGGATCGGGATACTTGCCGCCGTCCTTGCGATAAGCGTCGCGGATCCGCAGCCACAGCCCCGACATGATCTCGAGGTCGCTCCTCGCTTCGCCGGGGCCGTCGCCGCCCTGCCAGTGCCATTGCAGCACCCGGCTCGAACTGACGAGCGAGCCGCGTTCCTCGGCGAAGCAGGTGGTCGGCAGACGGAACACCTCGGTCTGGATCGATGAACTGTCGACGTCGTTCAACGGGCCGTGGTTTTTCCAGAACTCCGACGTTTCGGTCGCAAGCGGATCCATGATCACGAGCCACTTCAGCTTGGCCAGAGCCGCGCCGTTCTTCCCCTTCCACGGCGCCGCCGCGAGCGGGTTGAAGCCCTGCGCGATGTAGCCGTTCATCTTGCCTTGACTCATCAGCTCGAATTGCTGCAGCAGATCGTACGACTTGTCGAGCTTGGGCAGATAGTCGAAACCGAAGTTGTTGTCGGCCGCCGCCTTGTCGCCCCACCACGACTTCATCAAGCTGACGTGGAAAGCGCGATAGTTGCGCCAGTAGCTCAACTGGTTCGGCCGCAGCGGCTGCGTGGCGCGCTTCGTGATGTACGCGTCGTAGTCCTGCTCCGCTTCCATCGGCAGCGTCATGTAGCCCGGCAACAGGTTCGACATCAGGCCGAGGTCGGTCAAGCCCTGGATGTTCGAGTGGCCGCGCAGCGCATTGACGCCGCCGCCCGCGATCCCGATGTTGCCGAGCAGCAGCTGCACCATCGCGCCGCTGCGCACGTTCTGCGAGCCGATCGAGTGATGCGTCCAGCCCAGCGCGTACAGGATCGTGGCCGCGCGTCCCGGTACCGCCGTCGACGCGAGCATCTCGCACACGTGCAGGAATTTGTCCTTCGGCGTGCCGCAGATTTTCTCGACCTGCTCGGGCGTGTAGCGCGAGTAGTGCTGCTTCATCAGCTGGTAGACGCAGCGCGGGTCCTGCAGCGTGGGGTCGACCTTCGCGAAGCCGTCGTCGCCGCGCTCGTAGTCCCACGAGGTCTTGTCGTAGCTGCGCTTGTCGGCGTCATAGCCGGAATACAGGCCGTCGTTGAACGCGAAATCGTCACGGACGATGAACGGCATGTCCGTGTAGTTCTTCACGTACTCGTGCTGGATCTTGTCGTTCGTCAGCAGGTAGTTCATCACCCCGCCGAGGAAGGCAATGTCCGTGCCGGTGCGGATCGGCGCGTAGTAGTCCGCGACCGACGCCGTGCGCGTAAAGCGCGGATCGACCACGATCAGGCGCGCCCTGCGATGCGCCTTGGCTTCGGTGACCCATTTGAAACCGCATGGGTGTGCCTCGGCCGCATTGCCGCCCATCACGAGAATCACGTCCGCGTTTCTGATGTCGACCCAATGGTTCGTCATCGCTCCACGGCCAAACGTCGGGGCAAGACCTGCCACCGTCGGGCCATGTCAGACACGCGCCTGATTGTCGAATCCGAGCATGCCAAGACTACGGATAGTCTTGTGCGTCAGATAACCCACCTCGTTGCTGCCGGCCGACGCCGCGAGCATGCTGGTAGTCAGCCAGCGGTTCACCTTCTTGCCGTCTTCGGTCGTCTCGACGAAGTTCGCGTCGCGGTCTTCCTTCATCAGCTTCGCGATGCGGTCGAGCGCGTCTTCCCACGAGATGCGCTTCCACTCGTTCGCCCCGGCCGCGCGGTACTCGGGATAGCGCAGACGGCTCGGGCTATGGATGAAGTCGATCAGGCTCGCGCCCTTCGGACACAGCGTGCCGCGATTGACCGGATGGTCGGGGTCGCCCTCGATGTGGATGATGCTCGTCTTCGCATTCTTGGCGTTGTCGCCAAGGCCGTACATCAGGATGCCGCAGCCCACCGAGCAGTACGGGCAGGTATTGCGGGTTTCGGTTGTACGCGACAATTTGTACTGACGGACTTCGGCTAGAGCGGGTGTCGGTGAAAAGCCCATCAGAGCCAGGCTCGATCCGGCAAGCGTCGTCGCAGAGACCTTCAGGAATTGTCGCCGGGTCATTTGCGTCATTGCATGCCCTCGGCTCTTTTGGAGACCAATTGATTATAGGTGCGGTTTCGGGATGTGCAGAGAGATCGTGGTGCATTCGCAATCGGCTAAATACGACATGCGCGCGTCACTTAAGTGAATTGCGGCGACTCGGCCGCACGACTTATTCCCACCGCCGGGCACCATTCATGCTGCTCCTGCGAGCAATCGATCAACCTTATCGACGGATTATTGCGCTCCCATGAACTACCCCCCTCTCTCCCGCCCCGCAGCCTGCGCTCGTCGGCGCACCCTGCACCTGTTCCACCATGCGGCGCTGCGGCGCGCGGCCGGCGGCGCGGCCGCGCTTGCGCTCACCGGCGTCACGCTGTTGGCCACCAGCCCGTCCGGCTTCGCGCAGATTCCCCAGCCGAGCGGTTCTTCGCAAATGGAAAGCCGTTCGTCCGGGATGGGTTCGAAGCCCGAACCGGCCGCATCGGCGGTTCACGAATCGCATCGACCTCAATCGAAAGACAGCGGGCAAGGCAACGCACGCGGCAAAACCGCCGGCGAGGGGCAAAACACCAAGGGCGCCGGAGGATTTAACAATGGCTTGTACGGAACCGGCGCAGGCAGCAATAAATAGGGCTTTGGCATCGCGCGATCATTCGTTTGGCAATGGTCAATACGGATGATTTTCCCAGGCGCCAAGAAAATTGCTATCGCGTGAGAATGCGTTTTGAATGTACTCGCCTGCCATTTGCATTTCCGGTTTGCGCCGCGCCGGCGCTGCACACGGCGAAAACAACCCTCATAATGCGGTCATTCGACGAATCCGAACTTCTGTCCCCATGACCCAAGCCCAAGCAAGCCAGTCGCCCCGCCTCACGAGTCTGTCGCACGGCGGCGGCTGCGGCTGCAAGATCGCGCCCGGCCTGCTCGCCGATCTGCTCAAGCGCAGCGCGCCGCTGCCTTTCTTCCCCGACTTGCTGGTCGGCAACGACACCGCCGACGACGCCGCCGTCTACAAGCTCAACGAAGATCAGGCGATCGTCGCAACCACCGACTTCTTTATGCCGATCGTCGACGATCCGTTCGACTTTGGCCGCATCGCCGCGACCAACGCGATCTCCGACGTCTACGCGATGGGCGGCAAGCCGATCATGGCGCTCGCGATCGTCGGCATGCCGATCAACGTACTGCCGCACGACGTGATCGCGGCCGTGCTGAAGGGCGGCGAATCGGTCTGCGCGGAAGCGGGCATCCCGGTCGCGGGCGGCCATTCGATCGACTCCGTCGAGCCGATTTACGGCCTCGTCGCGCTGGGCATCGTCGATCCGAAGCGCATCAAGCGCAACGCGGGCGGCCAGGCCGGCGACGTGCTGATTCTCGGCAAGCCCCTCGGCGTCGGGATTCTGTCCGCGGCACTGAAGAAAAACCGGCTCGACGAAGCCGGCTACGCGGCGATGATCGGCGCAACCACCAAGCTGAACCGGCCCGGCGCCGATCTCGCGCGGCTCGACGGCGTGCATGCGCTGACCGACATCACCGGCTTCGGCCTGCTCGGCCACACGCTGGAACTCGCGCGCGGCTCGAAGCTGACCGCGCGCGTGCGCTATGCGGACCTGCCGTGGTTGCCGAACGTCGCGAGCCTCGCCGAGGCCGGCATCTTCACCGGCGCGTCGGGCCGGAACTGGGATGCCTACGGCCACGACGTCGTACTGCCCGCAACGTTGCCGCCGGCCCTGCGCGCGTTGTTGACCGATCCGCAAACGTCCGGCGGACTGCTGGTGTCGTGCGCGCCGGAGGCGGTCGACGAGGTGCTCGCCGTGTTCCACGCCGATGGTTTCGCCGACGCGCGGGTAATCGGCGAGATGGTGAGCGGGGACGCGCGGGTCCAGGTGATCTGAGAAGAGCGGTTCTGCCACGCCACGGAAAAGGACGCGGAAAAGGACGCGCAACCGCCCAAACGAGCCGCCCATGCGATAATTTCGCTCTTCCCGCGGTCCGTTTTCTCCCTACTCCCTTGAAAAGTCTTCTAGTCAGCCTCGACAAAGCCGGCGATTTCGATGAAATCGTCGACGTTCGCACGCCGCTCGAGTTCGCGGAAGACCATATTCCGGGCGCGACCAACGCGCCGGTGCTGAGCAACGAGGAACGCGTGCTGGTCGGCACGACCTACAAGCAGGTGTCGCCGTTCGAGGGCACACGGCTCGGCGCGGCGTTCGTCGCGCGCAACATCGCGCATCATCTGGAAACCACCTTCGCCGACCGGCCGCGCAACTGGCGCCCGCTCATCTACTGCTGGCGCGGCGGCAAGCGCTCAGGCTCGGTCACGACGCTATTCAATATGATCGGCTGGTCGGCGCGGCAACTCGACGGCGGCTACAAGAGCTATCGTCGTGCGACGCTGGAGAGGCTCGAAACCCTGCCGCGCCGCTTCAGCTATGTCGCACTCGTCGGCCCGACCGGCAGCGGCAAGACCCGGCTGCTGTCGGCGCTGCATGAGGCCGGCGCGCAAACGCTCGACCTCGAGGCGCTCGCCTCGCATCGCGGCTCGTTGCTCGGCGCGTTTGCGGGTGTGCCGCAGCCGTCGCAAAAGCGTTTCGACACGCTGCTCGTCACCGCGCTGCGCGAGTTCGACGTGAACCGGCCGGTGTTCGTCGAGGCGGAAAGCCGGCGCATCGGCTCCGTCACGCTGCCGCTCGCGCTGCTCGAAACCTTTCATCGCGGCGCGTGCGTCGAGGTGCGCTCGAGCCGCGCGGAGCGCGCGGCGTTTCTGTTGCAGGATTACGCGCATCTGTTCGAGCATCCCGACTACTTCAAGGGACAGCTGGAACGGCTGATCGGTCTGCACAGCCGCGAGCGGGTCACGGGCTGGCTGCGGCTCGTCGACGAAAACCGGCGCGCCGAGCTCGCGTGCGAACTGATCGAACGGCATTACGATCCCGCCTACGCGCGCAGCAGCGGCCAGCATTTCGAGCAGCTGCCGAACGCACTGCAACTCGATTTCCGCCCGAACGACGCCGACATCGTCGAGCAGGCGAAAACGCTGCTCGCGCAGCTCGATACCCGCACGCTAGTCGTCGGTTGACCCACAACGACATTCAACAACCATCATGCAATCAACCCTTCGACAACCCCGCGTCACGCTTGGCTGGATCGTGTTCCTGCTGATCGGCGTCGTCGGTCTCTTCTATGTGAAGTGGTTTCCGTACTACAACCGCGCGTTCGTCGCCGCGAGCCAGCACTCGATCGGCAAGTCGATCCTGATGGGCACGTCCGCGAGCGCACCGGCAGCCTCGTGGCAGGCCGCCATCGACTATGCGCTGGCGTACGGCAAGGCGATCTGGCAGGCGATGGTGCTCGGCCTGCTGCTCGGCTCCGCGGTGCAGGCGCTGATTCCGCCGCAGTGGGTCGCGCGCGCTCTCGGCCGTGCCGACTTCAACAGCGTCGTCAAAGGCGGCCTGATGTCGTTGCCGGGGATGATGTGCACCTGCTGCGCGGCGCCGGT
This genomic window contains:
- the fdxH gene encoding formate dehydrogenase subunit beta: MALQSLDIRRVSATTTQPPVIREPATGTVAKLIDVSKCIGCKACQTACMEWNDLRDEIGVNVGVYDNPPDLTEHSWTVMRFAEYENSAGDLEWLIRKDGCMHCDDPGCLKACPSPGAIVQYTNGIVDFHQENCIGCGFCIAGCPFDIPRMSRQDRRVYKCTLCSDRVAVGQEPACVKTCPTGAIMFGTKEDMKQQAEDRIVDLKERGFQNAGLYNPEKVGGTHVMYVLHHADRPSLYHGLPDDPRISPLVSLWKGIAKPIGLAIMGIAALAGFFHYTRVGPNEVSEADEAAAVKEAEEARRSREDTQ
- the selD gene encoding selenide, water dikinase SelD, whose protein sequence is MTQAQASQSPRLTSLSHGGGCGCKIAPGLLADLLKRSAPLPFFPDLLVGNDTADDAAVYKLNEDQAIVATTDFFMPIVDDPFDFGRIAATNAISDVYAMGGKPIMALAIVGMPINVLPHDVIAAVLKGGESVCAEAGIPVAGGHSIDSVEPIYGLVALGIVDPKRIKRNAGGQAGDVLILGKPLGVGILSAALKKNRLDEAGYAAMIGATTKLNRPGADLARLDGVHALTDITGFGLLGHTLELARGSKLTARVRYADLPWLPNVASLAEAGIFTGASGRNWDAYGHDVVLPATLPPALRALLTDPQTSGGLLVSCAPEAVDEVLAVFHADGFADARVIGEMVSGDARVQVI
- a CDS encoding beta-xylosidase; this encodes MNYPPLSRPAACARRRTLHLFHHAALRRAAGGAAALALTGVTLLATSPSGFAQIPQPSGSSQMESRSSGMGSKPEPAASAVHESHRPQSKDSGQGNARGKTAGEGQNTKGAGGFNNGLYGTGAGSNK
- a CDS encoding formate dehydrogenase subunit gamma, with product MNRSEHTEFTDVKGNRLLVRYTPNERTNHWITAICFILLALSGLAMFHPSMAFLYVVLGGGQWTRILHPFIGCVMFISFLILALRFWHHNYLDRADIQWMKQIGDVLNNREERLPAIGKYNAGQKLLFFVMVICMLLLLLSGIVIWRRYFSFYFPMDLIRLAALVHAATAFLLIVGIIVHIYAALWIKGSVGAMTRGTVTYGWARKHHPNWFREIIGK
- the selA gene encoding L-seryl-tRNA(Sec) selenium transferase encodes the protein MSDVSSSELRALMARVPSVDKVMASVEFAPLIGEYGRTQVLHALRSALDAWRISAQSGDAAANPAVSALDAAQLHATVAAALLARNASRLRSVFNLTGTVLHTNLGRALLPDESVRAVMTALTQPANLEFDLATGTRGDRDDLIDDLICELTGAEAATIVNNNAAAVLLTLSALAAKKEVVVSRGELVEIGGAFRIPDIMSRAGAKLREVGTTNRTHLKDYEQAINARTALLMKVHASNYAISGFTKEVGIEAIATLAHARGLAVAVDLGSGTLVDLGEWGLPREPTVRETVAAGADLVTFSGDKLLGGPQAGLIVGRRELIAKIKKHPLKRALRVGKLTLAALEPVLRLYRAPEMLTERLTTLRLLTRPAEDIHGAAQRVLPALQQAIDARYTVAAEPMFSQIGSGALPVDVLPSYGLVVRMADGKRGGRHLLALEKQLREMARPLIGRIADDALRLDLRCLEAADETQLIAQLVAQPKRN
- the mnmH gene encoding tRNA 2-selenouridine(34) synthase MnmH produces the protein MKSLLVSLDKAGDFDEIVDVRTPLEFAEDHIPGATNAPVLSNEERVLVGTTYKQVSPFEGTRLGAAFVARNIAHHLETTFADRPRNWRPLIYCWRGGKRSGSVTTLFNMIGWSARQLDGGYKSYRRATLERLETLPRRFSYVALVGPTGSGKTRLLSALHEAGAQTLDLEALASHRGSLLGAFAGVPQPSQKRFDTLLVTALREFDVNRPVFVEAESRRIGSVTLPLALLETFHRGACVEVRSSRAERAAFLLQDYAHLFEHPDYFKGQLERLIGLHSRERVTGWLRLVDENRRAELACELIERHYDPAYARSSGQHFEQLPNALQLDFRPNDADIVEQAKTLLAQLDTRTLVVG
- the fdhE gene encoding formate dehydrogenase accessory protein FdhE translates to MAQRILEAADIESLDPSAIPRIRTPERLAVFAPRAARLRQLAARSNPIAGYLRLMAALADAQQAMLAHFKAQPPSPELIASAQQYSMPLIPALSGARDPAWRDLLLQLLDKVEAAGPLTPPLVALFARLRSLDAAALDAQADAIFAQRFGDVDPASAPFVMAALQVVWTDLAADINRRDVPYLDTPGLCPVCGSHPVASTVRIGGAYDNYRYLQCGLCATEWHMVRTKCSNCDSTKGIAYHVVGSPDADAATREAESKNAALKAESCDECHTYRKIGIQAKDFEFEPFADDLASLTLDLLMGAEGYRRASPHPWLWPERTAGGTQAEDEESA
- the fdnG gene encoding formate dehydrogenase-N subunit alpha, with protein sequence MTQMTRRQFLKVSATTLAGSSLALMGFSPTPALAEVRQYKLSRTTETRNTCPYCSVGCGILMYGLGDNAKNAKTSIIHIEGDPDHPVNRGTLCPKGASLIDFIHSPSRLRYPEYRAAGANEWKRISWEDALDRIAKLMKEDRDANFVETTEDGKKVNRWLTTSMLAASAGSNEVGYLTHKTIRSLGMLGFDNQARVUHGPTVAGLAPTFGRGAMTNHWVDIRNADVILVMGGNAAEAHPCGFKWVTEAKAHRRARLIVVDPRFTRTASVADYYAPIRTGTDIAFLGGVMNYLLTNDKIQHEYVKNYTDMPFIVRDDFAFNDGLYSGYDADKRSYDKTSWDYERGDDGFAKVDPTLQDPRCVYQLMKQHYSRYTPEQVEKICGTPKDKFLHVCEMLASTAVPGRAATILYALGWTHHSIGSQNVRSGAMVQLLLGNIGIAGGGVNALRGHSNIQGLTDLGLMSNLLPGYMTLPMEAEQDYDAYITKRATQPLRPNQLSYWRNYRAFHVSLMKSWWGDKAAADNNFGFDYLPKLDKSYDLLQQFELMSQGKMNGYIAQGFNPLAAAPWKGKNGAALAKLKWLVIMDPLATETSEFWKNHGPLNDVDSSSIQTEVFRLPTTCFAEERGSLVSSSRVLQWHWQGGDGPGEARSDLEIMSGLWLRIRDAYRKDGGKYPDPIVNMSWPYANPESPTPEELAMEFNGKALADVTDATDKTKVLAKRGEQLASFAQLRDDGSTASGCWIFCGAWTQAGNQMGRRDNSDPTGIGNTLHWAWAWPANRRVLYNRASCDTSGKPFDPTRKLIAWNGSTWSGADIPDFKVDEPPENGMNPFIMNPEGVARFFARDSMVEGPFPEHYEPFETPLGYNPLHPDNKLVVSNPAARVFPGDKAAFGTHENFPHTATTYRLTEHFHYWTKHVKLNSIIQPEQFVEIGEDLAKQIGVVAGDRVKVSSNRGHVVAVAVVTKRIKPLTIEGKKVQTVGLPLHWGFMGLARPGYLVNTLTPAVGDGNSQTPEFKSFLVKVEKA